One genomic window of Paraburkholderia phytofirmans PsJN includes the following:
- a CDS encoding MFS transporter has product MNVNAGLRLDRLPMSGFHRRIMWLIGIGMFFDGFDIYVASTVLGATLKTGFSTLGQNALFVSLTFVGMMLGSLGTGFLGDRFGRRFTYQANLAIFGLASLGAALAPNMSVLIACRFVMGLGLGAENVVGYSTLTEFVPPQKRGKLQGLMAVFVVSGLPVAGLIGLLLIPAFGWRAMFVLGGFGALGVWYARKSLPESPRWLESVGRHAEADAILRRIESEITDARGGQPLPPLAAGKTSAPAAALMSFGSLFSGTMLQRMIVGCVTLVVINTLLYGFVTWLPTFFVHQGFSIAKSFGFALVMSIGAPIGSAIGALTADSWGRKPTIIGASFAAIVFGAIYPFVSNPLLLPLIGLLLTIPIYVLVALLFAVYVPELFPTEVRLRASGICNTLGRGATIVTPFIVVALYAQHGIVGVLALMIGLLAIQIVVVAWLGVEPTGQRLEDLQPADLHTHDALHADAHASSLK; this is encoded by the coding sequence ATGAACGTCAACGCAGGGCTACGGCTCGATCGTTTGCCGATGTCGGGATTTCATCGGCGCATCATGTGGTTGATCGGCATTGGTATGTTTTTCGACGGCTTCGACATCTATGTCGCGTCGACCGTGCTCGGTGCAACGCTCAAAACAGGTTTTTCCACACTCGGGCAGAACGCGTTATTCGTATCGCTGACTTTTGTCGGCATGATGCTCGGCTCGCTCGGCACAGGCTTTCTCGGCGATCGCTTCGGCCGCCGCTTTACCTATCAGGCGAATCTCGCGATCTTCGGCCTCGCATCGCTCGGTGCGGCGCTCGCGCCGAACATGAGCGTGCTGATTGCGTGCCGCTTCGTGATGGGGCTCGGACTCGGCGCGGAGAACGTGGTCGGCTATTCGACACTGACCGAATTCGTCCCGCCGCAAAAACGCGGCAAGCTGCAAGGGCTCATGGCCGTGTTCGTGGTGTCCGGCTTGCCGGTTGCTGGGTTGATCGGCCTGTTGCTGATTCCGGCATTCGGCTGGCGCGCGATGTTCGTTCTGGGCGGGTTCGGTGCGCTCGGTGTCTGGTATGCACGCAAGTCGTTGCCGGAGTCGCCGCGCTGGCTCGAATCGGTGGGCCGTCACGCCGAGGCGGACGCGATCCTGCGACGCATCGAAAGCGAAATCACCGACGCGCGCGGCGGTCAACCGCTGCCACCTCTTGCTGCTGGAAAGACCTCCGCACCGGCCGCTGCATTGATGTCCTTCGGTTCGCTGTTTAGCGGCACGATGCTGCAACGAATGATTGTCGGCTGCGTCACGCTGGTGGTCATCAATACTCTGCTGTACGGCTTTGTCACCTGGCTGCCGACGTTCTTCGTGCATCAGGGCTTCAGCATCGCAAAGTCGTTCGGCTTCGCGCTCGTCATGTCGATCGGCGCGCCGATCGGTTCCGCCATCGGCGCGTTGACGGCGGACTCGTGGGGTCGCAAACCGACCATCATCGGCGCGTCGTTCGCGGCCATCGTGTTCGGCGCGATCTATCCGTTCGTTTCGAATCCGCTGCTGCTGCCCCTCATCGGCCTGTTGCTGACCATTCCGATCTACGTGCTGGTGGCGCTCCTGTTCGCAGTCTATGTCCCTGAGCTTTTCCCGACCGAAGTCCGGCTGCGCGCCTCGGGAATCTGCAACACGTTGGGACGTGGTGCGACGATCGTCACGCCGTTCATCGTGGTCGCTCTGTATGCGCAGCACGGCATTGTCGGCGTACTGGCGTTGATGATCGGTTTGCTTGCGATCCAGATCGTCGTCGTGGCGTGGCTCGGCGTGGAGCCGACCGGCCAGCGTCTCGAGGATCTGCAACCCGCCGACTTACACACACACGATGCACTGCACGCCGACGCGCACGCATCGTCCCTCAAGTGA
- a CDS encoding aldehyde dehydrogenase: protein MDSLNPQHLDAQLFIDGEWTQAETGRTLDIVNPASGEVIGTLAAASAQDVDRAVHAGHRAFEGGAWRDMPIQQRARVLNRFADLFEADLEQFYKLETLNNGRPISETRAQISRLPQFYRYFAALALTRRSDVIPIEGPYLCYTQRVPLGVVALMTSFNHPLMILSKSLAPALATGNSVVIKASEQTPLTTVRLVRLLNEAGVPKGVVNVVNGEGREAGASLAQHPLIRKVVFTGGTEVGRSIGEAAARSFALTTLELGGKGAVILFDDFDMERAVNGAAFAAFIGAGQTCVCGARILVQRSIYAEFLERFRVKAAGIRVGDPADVKTQLGPVISERSRQRILAMLERAQKSGAKLLTGGGVPAGLKQGFFIEPTVLFDVDPHSEIGQDEVFGPVTVVMPFDDEAHALRIANDTQFGLAASVWTQDVARAHRVAGRLEFGMVWVNDHHRLDPASPWGGFKNSGVGRETGIESFDQFSEPRAVTINTSGKTVDWYADDGELKRLN, encoded by the coding sequence ATGGACTCGTTGAATCCGCAGCATCTCGACGCGCAGCTTTTCATCGACGGCGAATGGACCCAGGCCGAGACCGGCCGCACGCTCGACATTGTCAATCCGGCGAGCGGCGAAGTGATCGGCACGCTCGCGGCCGCATCGGCACAGGATGTGGACCGCGCAGTGCACGCTGGCCATCGTGCGTTCGAAGGCGGTGCGTGGCGCGACATGCCGATCCAGCAGCGCGCGCGGGTGCTGAACCGTTTTGCCGATCTGTTCGAAGCGGACCTCGAACAGTTCTACAAGCTCGAGACCTTGAACAACGGTCGGCCAATCTCCGAGACCCGCGCGCAGATTTCGCGGCTGCCGCAGTTTTATCGCTATTTCGCGGCGCTCGCGCTGACACGGCGCAGCGACGTGATTCCGATCGAAGGGCCGTACCTGTGCTACACGCAGCGCGTGCCGCTCGGCGTGGTCGCGCTGATGACGTCGTTCAATCATCCGCTGATGATTCTGTCCAAGAGCCTCGCGCCGGCGCTCGCGACGGGCAATAGCGTGGTGATCAAGGCATCCGAACAGACCCCGCTCACAACGGTGCGGCTGGTGCGTCTGCTGAACGAAGCCGGCGTGCCGAAGGGCGTCGTCAATGTGGTGAACGGCGAAGGGCGCGAGGCGGGCGCGTCGCTCGCACAGCATCCGCTGATCCGTAAGGTCGTATTCACGGGTGGCACGGAAGTCGGCCGTTCGATTGGCGAGGCGGCGGCGCGCAGCTTCGCGCTGACCACGCTCGAGCTAGGCGGCAAGGGTGCGGTGATCCTGTTCGATGACTTCGACATGGAGCGCGCGGTGAACGGCGCGGCGTTCGCGGCGTTCATCGGCGCGGGGCAGACCTGCGTGTGCGGCGCCCGGATTCTGGTGCAAAGGTCGATTTACGCGGAGTTTCTCGAACGTTTTCGCGTCAAGGCGGCGGGCATTCGTGTGGGCGATCCTGCCGATGTAAAGACGCAGCTCGGCCCGGTCATTTCCGAGCGCTCGCGCCAGCGCATTCTTGCCATGCTGGAGCGCGCGCAGAAGTCAGGTGCGAAGCTGTTGACGGGCGGTGGCGTGCCGGCCGGTCTGAAGCAGGGATTCTTTATCGAGCCGACCGTGCTGTTCGATGTGGATCCGCATTCGGAGATCGGTCAGGATGAAGTGTTCGGTCCGGTCACTGTCGTGATGCCGTTCGACGACGAAGCGCACGCGCTGCGCATTGCCAACGATACGCAGTTCGGCCTTGCCGCTTCCGTGTGGACGCAAGATGTCGCGCGCGCGCATCGGGTGGCGGGCAGGCTCGAATTCGGCATGGTGTGGGTCAACGATCACCACCGGCTCGATCCCGCTTCGCCATGGGGAGGCTTCAAGAATAGCGGCGTAGGACGCGAGACGGGTATCGAATCATTCGATCAGTTCAGCGAGCCACGCGCGGTGACGATCAATACGAGCGGTAAAACCGTCGACTGGTATGCGGACGATGGGGAGTTGAAGCGCTTGAACTAA
- a CDS encoding ISNCY family transposase, translating into MNGRGLITATMRELERVKVIEAVIEGRLRCFQAAERLDLCERQISRLCRRYEADGPAGLVSGKRGQPSNRELPIDLRARAMALVRERYADFGPTLACEKLAECHGLVLAKETVRRWMRDAGLWVPRRQRPPKIHQPRARRACLGELVQIDGSDHRWFEDRAPACTLLVYVDDATSRLMALHFTATESTFSYFEATRAYLERYGKPVAFYSDRASVFRPTYSRTGARGVTQFGRAMYQLNIDTFCANSSPAKGRVERAHLTLQDRLVKELRLRGIQTMEAANAWAPAFMAAYNAHFAKPPRSTFDAHRPLRDGEDLDAILTWRVTRKVSESLTVLNDLMIWLLEDTPATRRLIGHYIDVWEYPDGRIELRAGGVALPCVPYELPEIDQGAVVEHKRLGPVLQVAQAMQAQRDNRRVSGSPSRTNRGAAVRKPATLPGTKKARAFTQAELNETILQLATQHAKQPEPASKPARRSARAH; encoded by the coding sequence ATGAATGGGCGTGGCCTGATCACGGCAACCATGCGCGAACTCGAACGAGTCAAGGTCATCGAGGCGGTCATTGAAGGCCGCTTGCGCTGCTTTCAGGCAGCCGAGCGGCTGGACCTCTGTGAGCGGCAGATCAGCCGGCTGTGCCGGCGTTATGAGGCCGATGGTCCAGCCGGGCTGGTGTCGGGCAAGCGTGGCCAGCCGAGCAATCGCGAGTTGCCCATCGATCTGCGTGCACGGGCCATGGCGCTGGTGCGTGAGCGCTACGCCGATTTCGGACCGACACTCGCGTGCGAGAAGCTGGCCGAATGTCATGGCCTGGTGCTGGCGAAGGAAACCGTGCGGCGCTGGATGCGCGATGCCGGGCTGTGGGTGCCGCGCCGGCAACGGCCACCGAAGATCCACCAGCCGCGTGCCCGGCGCGCGTGCCTGGGCGAACTGGTGCAGATCGACGGCAGCGACCACCGGTGGTTCGAGGACCGGGCGCCAGCCTGCACGCTGCTGGTGTATGTCGACGACGCCACCAGCCGGCTGATGGCGCTGCATTTCACGGCCACGGAGTCGACCTTCAGCTACTTTGAGGCCACGCGTGCGTACCTCGAACGCTACGGCAAACCGGTCGCGTTCTACAGCGACCGCGCCAGCGTCTTCCGGCCAACGTACAGCCGCACCGGCGCGCGGGGCGTCACGCAGTTTGGCCGCGCGATGTACCAGCTGAACATCGACACGTTCTGCGCGAACTCAAGCCCCGCCAAGGGCCGCGTGGAGCGCGCGCATCTGACACTGCAGGACCGCCTCGTGAAGGAACTGCGGCTGCGCGGCATCCAGACCATGGAAGCGGCCAATGCCTGGGCGCCCGCCTTCATGGCCGCCTACAACGCGCACTTCGCGAAGCCGCCGCGGAGCACGTTCGACGCGCACCGGCCGCTGCGTGACGGTGAGGATCTCGACGCGATCCTGACCTGGCGGGTGACGCGCAAGGTGTCGGAATCGCTGACGGTGCTGAATGACCTCATGATCTGGCTGCTGGAGGACACACCGGCTACGCGCCGGCTGATCGGCCACTACATCGACGTGTGGGAGTATCCGGACGGTCGCATCGAACTGCGTGCCGGCGGTGTCGCGCTGCCCTGTGTGCCGTACGAGCTCCCGGAAATCGACCAGGGGGCCGTGGTTGAGCACAAGCGGCTGGGGCCTGTGCTGCAGGTCGCGCAGGCGATGCAGGCACAGCGCGATAACCGCCGTGTCTCAGGCTCGCCGTCACGCACGAATCGCGGCGCGGCGGTACGCAAACCGGCAACCCTGCCCGGCACGAAGAAGGCGCGCGCGTTCACACAGGCCGAGCTGAATGAAACGATCCTGCAGCTCGCCACGCAACACGCCAAACAGCCAGAGCCAGCTTCAAAACCAGCCCGCCGGTCTGCAAGGGCTCACTGA